From the genome of Chloroflexota bacterium, one region includes:
- a CDS encoding AzlC family ABC transporter permease, with protein MPRSEFLSGFRAQLPILLGVAPFGMIYGVLAVGAGLPVSMAQAMSSIVFAGSSQFIATTLFAAGTPFLVIVLTTFVVNLRHALYSASIAPHVAHLPGRWKLLIAYLLTDEAYAVAIVRYRNPAGGNGGHYYYLGTALALWGTWQLSTAVGVFFGAQVPESWGLDFTLAITFIAIVIPALADRPSVLAAVVAALVAVAAYDWPYKLGLMAAALAGILTGLIAERLASFSPRRRQEREETK; from the coding sequence ATGCCCCGTTCAGAATTCCTCTCCGGCTTTCGCGCCCAGCTTCCCATCCTGCTTGGCGTTGCGCCGTTCGGTATGATCTACGGCGTGCTGGCCGTCGGCGCCGGCCTGCCGGTTTCGATGGCTCAAGCCATGTCGTCAATCGTCTTTGCCGGCTCCAGCCAGTTCATCGCCACGACTCTGTTTGCGGCTGGCACACCCTTCCTGGTCATCGTGCTGACCACCTTCGTCGTCAACCTGCGGCACGCGCTGTACTCGGCCTCCATTGCGCCTCACGTTGCCCACCTGCCGGGGCGCTGGAAGTTGCTGATCGCTTATCTGCTGACCGACGAAGCCTATGCGGTTGCCATTGTGCGCTATCGCAACCCGGCTGGAGGCAATGGCGGACACTATTATTATCTTGGCACGGCGCTGGCGCTGTGGGGAACGTGGCAACTCTCAACCGCCGTCGGCGTATTCTTCGGCGCGCAAGTGCCGGAAAGCTGGGGACTCGACTTTACGCTGGCGATCACGTTCATCGCTATCGTCATCCCGGCGCTGGCCGACCGGCCTTCGGTGTTGGCGGCAGTCGTGGCCGCCCTTGTCGCAGTGGCGGCTTATGACTGGCCCTACAAGCTCGGCCTGATGGCCGCCGCGCTGGCGGGCATCCTCACCGGGCTGATCGCCGAACGTCTCGCATCCTTTTCACCGCGAAGACGCCAAGAGCGCGAAGAAACCAAATAA
- a CDS encoding AzlD domain-containing protein → MTPLQLWLTILVMGLVTFLTRLSFILAWGRIEMPDWVRRALRYVPPAVLSAIILPELLRPGGEPINISWQNERLLAGIVAAIVAWRTRNALLTILVGLAVFWGLKLIV, encoded by the coding sequence ATGACCCCTCTTCAACTCTGGCTGACGATACTTGTAATGGGCCTCGTCACTTTTCTGACGCGGCTGTCGTTCATCCTGGCCTGGGGCCGGATCGAAATGCCGGACTGGGTGCGGCGGGCGTTGCGGTACGTGCCGCCGGCCGTGCTCTCGGCCATCATCCTGCCCGAACTGTTGCGCCCCGGTGGCGAACCGATCAACATCTCGTGGCAGAATGAGCGCCTGCTGGCCGGAATCGTAGCCGCAATTGTGGCCTGGCGCACCCGCAACGCCCTGCTGACGATCCTCGTCGGCCTAGCAGTGTTCTGGGGGTTGAAACTGATTGTATAA
- the menC gene encoding o-succinylbenzoate synthase — protein sequence MTSIREHSSLRVEQIELRHISMPLVAPFETSFGVEKEREGIIVTLRGGGLTGWGEVVASREPGYSAETAQTEWHILHDFIIPNVLGKEFADVETLEKLYDGVRGHPMAKAGIQAALYDLLAQAQGVSLQKMLGGRGDRVRVGVSVGIQPSAEALVERVRAYLADGYTRIKMKIKPGRDVADAKAVRKAFPDILLQVDANSAYTLDDAKTIKAMDDLNLLLIEQPLSEDDIFDHAKLQQQLKTALCLDESILSARHARWARELGACRIINIKPGRVGGLREAIRIHDYCAEHDIPVWCGGMLETGIGRAANVALASLPNFKLPGDISASARYWKEDIVEPEFTLNADGTLSVPTGPGLGVMVREDLLERLTIKKEVYRETQKRGMAFPGLQARQEN from the coding sequence ATGACTTCCATTCGCGAGCACAGCTCCCTACGGGTCGAACAAATCGAACTTCGCCACATTTCAATGCCGCTGGTCGCGCCGTTTGAAACGTCGTTTGGCGTGGAAAAGGAGCGTGAGGGGATCATTGTGACTCTGCGCGGCGGCGGGCTGACCGGCTGGGGCGAAGTGGTGGCCTCACGCGAGCCGGGTTATTCTGCCGAAACGGCCCAGACCGAGTGGCACATCCTGCACGACTTTATTATTCCGAACGTGCTTGGCAAAGAATTCGCCGATGTTGAAACGCTGGAAAAATTATATGACGGCGTGCGCGGCCACCCGATGGCCAAGGCCGGGATTCAGGCGGCGCTCTACGATTTGCTGGCGCAGGCGCAAGGCGTGTCACTGCAAAAAATGCTGGGCGGGCGCGGAGACAGGGTGCGGGTCGGGGTGTCGGTTGGTATTCAGCCCAGCGCCGAGGCGCTCGTCGAACGAGTCCGGGCTTACCTGGCTGACGGCTACACCCGGATCAAAATGAAGATCAAGCCGGGCCGCGACGTGGCCGACGCGAAAGCCGTCCGCAAAGCCTTCCCCGACATTCTTCTGCAGGTAGACGCCAACTCGGCCTACACGCTCGACGATGCCAAGACGATCAAAGCCATGGACGATTTGAATCTCCTGCTCATCGAACAGCCGCTCTCGGAAGATGATATTTTTGATCACGCCAAGCTTCAGCAACAATTGAAGACGGCGCTCTGTTTAGATGAGAGCATTCTCAGCGCCCGCCACGCGCGCTGGGCGCGCGAACTTGGCGCGTGCCGCATCATCAACATCAAGCCGGGCCGGGTGGGAGGCTTGCGCGAAGCGATTCGCATTCACGACTATTGCGCCGAACATGATATTCCGGTTTGGTGCGGCGGCATGTTGGAGACGGGCATTGGCCGGGCGGCCAACGTGGCCCTGGCCTCTCTGCCCAACTTCAAACTGCCCGGCGACATCTCAGCCTCGGCCCGCTACTGGAAAGAGGACATCGTCGAGCCGGAGTTCACCCTCAATGCTGACGGCACGTTGAGCGTGCCGACCGGCCCCGGCCTGGGGGTGATGGTTCGCGAAGACTTGTTGGAGCGATTGACTATAAAGAAGGAAGTCTATCGCGAAACACAGAAGCGGGGCATGGCCTTTCCGGGACTTCAAGCGCGGCAAGAGAATTGA
- a CDS encoding response regulator transcription factor, which translates to MLRLLIASPFPAMRAGLRALLNSPDFYIIGEAADNDQVLDSAELTAPQALIYDLALDADDTLNTLWQLRRTLPGVLVLALSDSPADPRTMRALQAGARGCLPKTVNAEELTAAVRQVADGELVLPPTATTALLQQLRGDDTPAETLTTRELQVLQAVAFGQTNKAIAMKLGISDHTVKFHLASAMSKLGAASRAEAVAVAMRRGLLSL; encoded by the coding sequence ATGCTTCGCCTCCTCATTGCCTCACCCTTCCCGGCCATGCGCGCCGGGCTTCGCGCGCTTCTCAACTCGCCCGACTTTTACATCATCGGTGAAGCAGCAGACAACGATCAAGTGTTGGACTCGGCTGAACTGACCGCCCCGCAAGCCCTCATTTATGATTTGGCTTTGGATGCCGACGACACCCTGAACACGTTGTGGCAGTTGCGGCGGACTCTGCCGGGGGTGTTGGTTCTGGCCCTCAGCGACTCGCCCGCCGACCCGCGCACCATGCGCGCCCTGCAAGCCGGGGCGCGAGGTTGCCTGCCCAAAACCGTCAACGCCGAGGAACTCACCGCCGCCGTTCGCCAGGTTGCCGACGGCGAACTCGTTCTGCCGCCCACCGCAACGACGGCTCTTTTGCAACAACTTCGCGGCGACGATACACCCGCCGAGACGCTCACCACCCGCGAACTGCAAGTTTTACAAGCCGTGGCCTTCGGCCAGACCAACAAAGCCATTGCCATGAAACTTGGCATCAGCGATCACACCGTCAAGTTTCACCTCGCTTCGGCGATGAGCAAGCTGGGAGCCGCCTCGCGCGCCGAAGCAGTGGCCGTGGCGATGAGGCGGGGCCTGCTTTCACTCTAA
- a CDS encoding DNA-directed RNA polymerase subunit beta has product MASLIDRTSYARITDTYNLPSLIEVQLESFEWFKTEGLGQLFDEITPVESFNKGMKLFFPSRAPESKEWGLKYWFEDPKYDPDECLDRDMTYAAPLYVKVLLAGPEVSEPITSDIFLGDFPLMTENGTFIINGTERVVVSQLIRSPGVYFEAEEDRATGRRLAAAKLIPDRGAWMEFETRKSDYITVKFNRKRTVPVTMLFRALAAVDDGLGVETPIKKGMEDEILALFAGVDTNPDRQYIAATLRQEPTWEMKEKRPIAQEAMIEFYKRMRPGDPPTLDNAREYLEQQLFDQRRYDLERVGRYKLNQKLQLSEIIPLAHRTITKHDLIALITRMIQINNGLENPDDIDHLGNRRVKTVGELIQAKLRIGLRRTERIIRERMSIREQGAASPVTLINIRPVVAAIREFFGSSQLSQFMDQTNPLAELRHKRTLSALGPGGLRRERAGFDVRDVHHSHYGRICPIETPEGPNIGLIGRLASYAKVNPFGFIETPYRKVYKALPASDKRLIGRHLREDVAHPKTGEVLAKKGDEITKDLAKQIAKLGEADVALVPYVSEDVLYLSADVEDRYIIAQANAPLNEFNEFVRTRASSRSHSKFIFAPPEQIDYMDVAPCQIVGISAALIPFLEHDDANRALMGSNMQAQAVPLLRPEVATVSTGMERHAALDSGQVVQADEDGEVVSVTGKEVVVQTGSKKKAYRLRKYQRSNQSTCIDQHPVVTKGQRVKKGQVIADSSSTVNGEIALGQNVLVAFMSWEGGNYEDAILISERVVRDDLFTSVHIEKHEVEARDTKLGPEEITYDIPNVGEDALKDLDEHGIVRIGADVGPNDILVGKITPKGEKELSPEEKLLRAIFGEKAREVKDSSLRLPHGEKGKVVDVRVFTRDEHRDLPAGVEKMVLVSVAQRRKLTEGDKMAGRHGNKGVVSQIVPVENMPYMEDGTPVDIILNPLGVPGRMNIGQILETHLGYAAERLGFRAVTPVFDGANEIEIEAELARAWLIDRAWQDVTEVAWDWLLDQAIDPETIESEDEARRLYLESWLGKKYEAELLATHEVYARRAALAEWLREKSYDPEAILVFDNHLRGPARAEADAGVIDACLRVWLADHDVKADTHRVRREALRAKAEEVMKSSEEPLPILGKMSLFDGKSGQKFDQPVTVGIIHMLKLAHLVEDKVHARSTGPYSLVTQQPLGGKAQFGGQRFGEMEVWALEAYGAAYTLQEMLTVKSDDVQGRVKTYESIVKGEEIEEPGIPASFRVLVKELQSLGLAVEAVTDVGDPIRFGKDEEKQRTPRLGRTGLTGLMEE; this is encoded by the coding sequence ATGGCGTCTTTGATTGACCGAACCTCTTACGCCCGCATCACCGACACTTACAACCTTCCATCTCTTATCGAAGTCCAGCTTGAATCGTTTGAATGGTTCAAGACCGAAGGGCTGGGCCAGCTCTTCGACGAGATCACCCCGGTTGAGTCATTCAACAAGGGGATGAAGTTGTTCTTCCCCAGCCGCGCCCCGGAATCGAAAGAGTGGGGGCTGAAATACTGGTTTGAAGATCCCAAGTACGATCCTGACGAATGCCTGGATCGTGACATGACTTATGCCGCGCCGCTATACGTCAAGGTGTTGTTGGCCGGGCCGGAAGTGTCGGAGCCGATCACGTCCGACATCTTCCTCGGCGACTTCCCTCTGATGACCGAGAACGGCACCTTCATTATTAACGGCACCGAGCGCGTCGTGGTCTCCCAGCTCATCCGCTCGCCGGGCGTTTATTTTGAAGCCGAAGAAGATCGAGCTACTGGCCGGCGGCTGGCCGCGGCCAAACTCATCCCGGATCGCGGCGCGTGGATGGAGTTCGAGACTCGCAAGAGCGACTATATCACCGTCAAGTTCAACCGCAAGCGCACCGTGCCGGTGACCATGCTCTTCCGCGCCCTGGCGGCGGTGGACGACGGCCTCGGCGTGGAAACGCCGATCAAGAAAGGCATGGAAGATGAAATCCTGGCCCTGTTCGCCGGGGTGGACACCAACCCGGATCGCCAGTACATCGCCGCCACCCTGCGCCAGGAGCCGACCTGGGAGATGAAAGAGAAGCGGCCCATCGCCCAGGAAGCCATGATCGAGTTCTACAAGCGCATGCGGCCCGGCGACCCGCCCACGCTCGACAACGCTCGCGAGTATCTCGAACAGCAATTGTTCGATCAGCGGCGCTACGACCTGGAGCGGGTGGGCCGCTACAAGCTCAACCAGAAACTCCAGCTTTCCGAGATCATTCCGCTCGCGCATCGCACGATCACCAAACATGATCTGATCGCCCTGATCACCCGGATGATCCAGATCAACAACGGCCTCGAGAACCCGGACGACATTGACCACCTGGGCAACCGCCGGGTGAAAACGGTCGGCGAACTGATCCAGGCCAAGCTTCGCATCGGCCTGCGCCGCACCGAGCGCATCATTCGCGAGCGCATGTCCATTCGGGAGCAGGGGGCGGCCTCCCCGGTGACGTTGATCAACATTCGCCCGGTGGTGGCCGCCATCCGCGAGTTCTTCGGCTCGTCGCAGTTGTCGCAGTTCATGGATCAAACCAACCCACTGGCCGAGCTTCGCCACAAGCGCACCTTGTCGGCCCTGGGGCCGGGCGGCCTCCGCCGCGAGCGCGCCGGCTTCGACGTGCGCGACGTTCACCATTCGCACTACGGGCGCATCTGCCCGATTGAAACGCCCGAAGGCCCTAACATCGGCCTCATCGGTCGTTTGGCCTCGTATGCCAAAGTCAACCCATTTGGTTTCATTGAGACGCCATACCGCAAGGTTTACAAGGCTTTGCCTGCCAGCGACAAGCGGTTGATCGGGCGGCACTTGCGCGAGGATGTGGCTCACCCGAAGACGGGCGAAGTGCTCGCGAAAAAGGGTGATGAGATCACCAAGGACCTGGCAAAGCAAATTGCCAAACTTGGTGAAGCCGATGTCGCCCTTGTTCCTTACGTGTCTGAAGACGTGCTCTATCTGTCAGCCGATGTGGAAGACCGCTACATTATTGCTCAGGCTAACGCGCCGCTCAACGAGTTCAACGAGTTTGTGCGCACTCGCGCCTCGAGCCGCTCCCATTCCAAGTTCATCTTTGCGCCGCCGGAACAGATTGATTACATGGACGTTGCCCCGTGCCAGATCGTGGGCATTAGCGCCGCCCTCATTCCCTTCCTGGAGCACGACGACGCCAACCGCGCCCTGATGGGTTCCAACATGCAGGCTCAGGCCGTGCCCCTCCTGCGGCCCGAAGTCGCCACCGTCTCCACCGGCATGGAGCGCCACGCGGCCCTGGACTCGGGGCAGGTGGTGCAGGCCGACGAGGACGGCGAAGTGGTGAGCGTCACCGGCAAGGAAGTGGTGGTGCAGACCGGCAGTAAGAAGAAGGCCTACCGCCTGCGCAAGTATCAACGCTCGAACCAGAGCACCTGCATTGATCAACATCCGGTGGTGACCAAAGGCCAGCGGGTGAAGAAGGGCCAGGTCATCGCCGACTCGTCGTCAACCGTCAACGGCGAGATCGCCCTCGGCCAGAACGTGCTGGTGGCCTTCATGTCCTGGGAAGGCGGCAATTACGAAGACGCGATCCTGATCTCGGAGCGGGTGGTGCGCGACGACCTGTTCACTTCGGTTCACATTGAGAAGCACGAAGTAGAGGCCCGCGACACCAAGCTCGGCCCGGAGGAAATCACTTACGACATTCCGAACGTGGGCGAGGACGCGCTGAAGGATTTGGACGAGCACGGCATTGTCCGCATCGGGGCCGACGTTGGCCCGAACGACATTCTGGTGGGCAAGATCACGCCCAAAGGCGAGAAGGAACTCTCGCCGGAAGAGAAATTGCTGCGGGCGATCTTTGGCGAGAAGGCCCGCGAGGTGAAGGACTCGTCACTGCGCCTGCCGCACGGCGAGAAGGGCAAGGTGGTGGACGTGCGGGTGTTCACCCGCGACGAGCACCGCGACCTGCCGGCCGGGGTGGAGAAGATGGTGCTGGTGTCGGTGGCCCAGCGCCGCAAGCTGACCGAGGGCGACAAGATGGCCGGACGCCACGGGAACAAAGGCGTGGTTTCCCAGATCGTGCCGGTTGAAAACATGCCCTACATGGAAGACGGCACACCCGTTGACATCATCCTCAACCCGCTCGGCGTTCCGGGCCGTATGAACATCGGCCAGATTCTTGAGACCCATTTGGGTTACGCGGCGGAGCGGCTCGGCTTCCGGGCAGTGACGCCGGTGTTTGACGGGGCGAACGAAATTGAGATTGAGGCCGAGCTGGCCCGCGCCTGGTTGATTGACCGGGCCTGGCAGGACGTGACGGAAGTGGCCTGGGATTGGCTGCTTGATCAGGCCATTGACCCCGAAACAATCGAGTCGGAAGATGAAGCGCGGCGGTTGTACCTGGAGAGCTGGCTGGGCAAGAAGTATGAAGCCGAACTGCTGGCGACGCATGAAGTGTACGCCCGCCGGGCGGCGCTGGCCGAGTGGTTGCGCGAAAAAAGTTATGACCCGGAGGCAATCCTGGTCTTCGATAATCATTTGCGAGGCCCGGCCCGGGCCGAGGCCGATGCCGGCGTCATTGACGCCTGCCTGCGGGTGTGGCTGGCCGACCACGATGTGAAGGCCGACACGCATCGCGTTCGCCGCGAGGCTTTGCGGGCCAAGGCCGAAGAGGTCATGAAGTCAAGCGAAGAGCCGCTTCCGATATTGGGCAAAATGAGTCTCTTCGACGGCAAATCGGGCCAGAAGTTTGATCAGCCGGTGACGGTCGGTATCATCCACATGCTCAAGCTGGCCCATCTGGTCGAAGACAAGGTTCACGCCCGCTCCACCGGCCCGTACTCGCTGGTGACCCAACAGCCGCTGGGCGGCAAGGCCCAGTTCGGCGGGCAACGCTTCGGCGAAATGGAAGTGTGGGCGCTCGAAGCCTACGGCGCGGCTTACACTTTGCAGGAGATGCTCACCGTGAAGTCGGACGATGTGCAAGGGCGCGTCAAGACTTACGAATCCATTGTGAAGGGCGAAGAGATTGAGGAGCCGGGCATCCCGGCCTCGTTCCGGGTGCTGGTGAAGGAACTGCAGAGCCTGGGCCTGGCGGTGGAGGCGGTGACCGACGTCGGCGATCCGATCAGGTTCGGCAAGGACGAGGAGAAACAGCGCACGCCGAGGCTGGGCCGGACGGGGTTGACGGGGCTGATGGAAGAGTAA
- a CDS encoding NAD(P)H-binding protein translates to MILVTGATGFVGRALLPRLVEGGAEVRCLIRPSKISPRLPKGIPLQIAISNISDFRGVRAAMVGVDTVIHLASAEWWGGRGNLEKVDVEGTQKVLEAAKEAGVGRLVYLSHLGAEKASAFEVHRVKGRIEEMIRASGIPYTIIRTALLYGEEDIFINGLAMALATLPSVFLMPANGKVLLQPLWVEDLVTCIEWSLDDLTTLNQTLSLGGPEFLSFEQIVKTVMSATRMSRSLVRVGAPYLRWGARLLETFLPRSPLTIRWLDYLAVNRICELVSVPRHFGLKPARFEQTIDYMAARNWGAEMRRFVWGR, encoded by the coding sequence ATGATTCTAGTAACGGGGGCCACAGGGTTTGTGGGCCGGGCGCTCTTGCCGCGTCTGGTCGAGGGCGGGGCGGAGGTGCGGTGCCTCATTCGCCCGTCCAAGATCAGCCCGCGCCTGCCCAAAGGCATCCCCCTGCAAATCGCCATCTCCAACATTTCCGATTTTCGCGGGGTGCGGGCGGCGATGGTGGGCGTGGACACCGTTATTCACCTGGCCAGCGCCGAGTGGTGGGGCGGACGCGGCAACCTGGAAAAGGTGGATGTGGAGGGGACGCAAAAGGTTTTAGAGGCGGCCAAAGAGGCCGGGGTGGGCCGGCTCGTCTACCTCTCCCATCTCGGCGCAGAAAAAGCGTCGGCCTTCGAAGTCCACCGAGTCAAAGGCCGCATCGAGGAGATGATCCGCGCCAGCGGCATTCCCTACACTATCATTCGCACGGCCCTGCTTTATGGCGAAGAAGACATTTTCATCAACGGCCTGGCCATGGCTTTGGCGACCCTGCCCAGCGTCTTCCTGATGCCAGCCAATGGCAAGGTGCTTCTGCAACCGCTGTGGGTCGAAGACCTGGTCACCTGCATCGAGTGGAGCCTCGACGACCTGACCACCCTCAACCAGACTCTCTCGCTCGGCGGCCCCGAATTTCTTTCCTTTGAACAGATCGTCAAAACCGTCATGAGCGCCACCCGCATGTCACGCAGTCTGGTGCGGGTGGGCGCTCCCTACTTGCGTTGGGGCGCGCGCCTGCTCGAAACATTTTTACCGCGCTCGCCGCTCACCATCCGCTGGCTCGACTATCTGGCCGTCAACCGCATCTGTGAATTGGTGAGCGTGCCGCGCCACTTCGGACTCAAGCCGGCCCGCTTCGAGCAGACGATTGACTACATGGCCGCCCGCAACTGGGGCGCAGAAATGCGCCGCTTTGTTTGGGGAAGATGA
- a CDS encoding TolB family protein codes for MVKRLLLLLLVFLLTACQGSSVAMLAPTPTTEPPTATLAPTDNTPKPTATPEPTEILTPTATSTPVERLVYPEGLSAVFVNSDGSNKEKLELLSPDSVPADTAVQNLQPSPDGRYLAFGAVTGFYQPGTYYSAMHIMDLQTKSAIAATKNGEWNELGGGASWSPDSRKMVFFSNAIWDNDIGQLEYLTSYGDTRKHPLYPVWSPSGEYIAFACFESEFSFPMSSLGESHGELCLIRPDDTEVQTLVEHIYLPDSRPPNAFSWSPDGRWIAYLAGDTMPDIAIVNIETRETRILASSPAKDTNPDWSPDGTRIAFASNRNGKDEVFVVGLDGRNLTSLTPNSEFDNFNPVWSPSGNHIAFTSFDPGTSVHMLTTITTDGTVSTQIGFSGARPVWTSGK; via the coding sequence ATGGTCAAACGATTGCTCCTTCTCCTTCTTGTCTTTCTCCTAACAGCCTGCCAGGGCAGTAGTGTAGCCATGCTCGCGCCTACGCCAACTACTGAGCCGCCCACAGCTACACTCGCGCCGACCGATAATACGCCAAAACCAACAGCCACGCCCGAACCAACTGAGATTCTGACGCCGACCGCAACCTCTACGCCAGTCGAAAGGTTAGTCTATCCTGAAGGGTTGTCCGCAGTTTTTGTCAATAGTGATGGGAGCAATAAAGAAAAGCTTGAGTTACTTTCACCCGATTCGGTGCCTGCCGACACAGCCGTTCAGAACTTACAACCCTCACCCGACGGAAGATACTTGGCCTTTGGGGCGGTAACAGGGTTTTATCAACCAGGCACATATTACAGTGCGATGCATATTATGGATTTGCAAACCAAGTCTGCGATTGCGGCGACAAAAAATGGGGAGTGGAACGAGCTAGGCGGCGGCGCGTCATGGTCTCCTGATAGTCGTAAGATGGTGTTTTTTAGTAACGCGATCTGGGATAACGATATTGGGCAACTGGAATACCTGACTTCGTATGGCGATACGCGGAAACATCCTCTATACCCGGTTTGGTCGCCGAGCGGAGAGTATATAGCTTTTGCATGTTTTGAGAGCGAGTTCTCTTTCCCAATGAGCAGTTTAGGAGAGAGTCATGGTGAACTGTGTCTTATTCGCCCCGATGACACAGAAGTGCAAACATTGGTTGAGCACATATATTTGCCAGACTCGCGGCCTCCCAATGCTTTTTCTTGGTCACCCGACGGTCGCTGGATTGCTTATCTCGCAGGAGACACTATGCCTGATATCGCCATCGTCAATATCGAAACGAGAGAAACACGAATATTGGCATCCAGCCCGGCAAAGGATACCAATCCCGACTGGTCACCAGATGGAACACGAATAGCTTTTGCTAGCAATCGAAACGGCAAAGATGAAGTCTTTGTTGTTGGGTTAGATGGTAGGAACCTGACCAGTCTGACGCCGAATTCTGAATTTGATAATTTCAACCCAGTTTGGTCTCCTTCTGGAAACCATATTGCTTTTACATCTTTTGATCCAGGAACATCAGTCCACATGCTCACAACAATAACAACAGATGGAACCGTTTCAACACAAATCGGTTTCTCTGGAGCACGCCCGGTGTGGACGAGCGGAAAGTGA
- a CDS encoding M42 family metallopeptidase, whose translation MAGEAIAYTAEALKAFPVQQKVINKGALVAAWAGHADSAPRALTAHVDTLGAMVKDIKPNGRLKLTKIGGFHWNTVEGEGCIVFSSGGRRLRGSLLLYKASSHIHGGEVGDTKRDDDTMEVRLDERTASAAETRALGIEVGDFVAFDPRVEVSEAGFIRSRHLDDKAAVACILGAMKAIHDAGLKPAQRATIHISNYEEVGHGAAAGFPSDLVELLTVDMAAVGLGQASDEFSACICVKDSGGPYHIDMNRKLVQLAKAANIPYKTDIYPFYGSDGEAYWRAGGDVKVGLVGPGVDASHNYERTHKESLLNTAKLIAEYLLAE comes from the coding sequence ATGGCCGGGGAAGCCATCGCCTACACTGCCGAAGCCCTCAAAGCGTTTCCGGTTCAGCAGAAAGTGATCAACAAAGGCGCGCTGGTCGCCGCCTGGGCCGGGCACGCCGACTCTGCCCCTCGCGCCCTCACTGCTCACGTGGACACGCTGGGGGCGATGGTCAAAGACATCAAGCCCAACGGGCGACTCAAGCTGACTAAAATTGGCGGCTTCCACTGGAACACGGTGGAAGGAGAAGGGTGCATCGTTTTTTCAAGTGGTGGCCGCCGTTTGCGTGGGTCGCTTTTGCTCTACAAAGCCTCGTCCCACATTCACGGCGGAGAAGTTGGCGACACGAAACGTGACGACGACACGATGGAAGTGCGGCTCGACGAACGCACCGCCAGCGCCGCCGAGACTCGCGCTCTTGGAATCGAAGTGGGCGATTTCGTGGCCTTCGACCCGCGAGTCGAAGTGAGCGAGGCGGGCTTCATCCGCTCGCGCCACCTGGACGATAAAGCCGCCGTCGCTTGCATCCTCGGCGCGATGAAGGCCATCCATGATGCCGGATTGAAACCGGCGCAACGCGCCACGATTCACATCAGCAACTACGAAGAAGTCGGCCACGGGGCCGCCGCCGGTTTCCCGTCAGACCTGGTGGAACTGCTCACCGTTGACATGGCCGCCGTCGGCCTTGGCCAGGCCTCCGACGAATTCAGCGCCTGCATCTGCGTGAAAGACTCCGGCGGGCCGTATCATATTGACATGAACCGCAAACTCGTCCAACTGGCAAAGGCGGCCAACATTCCCTACAAGACTGACATTTATCCCTTCTACGGCTCGGACGGCGAGGCCTACTGGCGGGCCGGCGGCGATGTCAAAGTCGGCCTCGTCGGCCCCGGTGTAGACGCCTCGCACAACTACGAGCGCACCCACAAAGAGTCGCTGTTGAACACGGCGAAGTTGATTGCCGAATACTTGCTGGCTGAATGA
- a CDS encoding trypsin-like peptidase domain-containing protein: protein MANALQAYSDEMAAAIEKAAKSVVTIDARNHVPASGIVWSADGEIITADHIVQRDENINVTLPDGSTRTATILGRDPASDLALLKVDASGLAPAEWADKVKVGNLVFAVGRPDEVMATLGVVSAVGGPVHGRRRHIEAYIQTDVLMYPGFSGGPLVDASGRVAGLNSSALGRDASLALPLAAVKPVVESLKTHGQVKRGFLGVHTQPVRLDSALAEKLKQETGLMVIGTEADGPAAKAGLLQGDVLVSLGEVALVDIRDLQAALGPGTVGKALKAKLIRGGEVKEVAVTVGERPSESK from the coding sequence ATGGCAAACGCACTTCAAGCATATTCAGATGAAATGGCCGCCGCGATTGAGAAGGCGGCAAAATCGGTGGTGACCATTGACGCTCGCAATCACGTTCCGGCCTCCGGCATCGTGTGGAGCGCCGACGGCGAGATCATCACCGCCGACCACATCGTTCAACGCGATGAAAACATCAACGTCACTTTGCCCGACGGCTCGACTCGTACTGCCACCATTCTGGGCCGCGACCCGGCCAGCGACCTGGCTTTGCTGAAAGTAGACGCAAGCGGACTCGCGCCAGCCGAGTGGGCCGACAAGGTGAAAGTGGGCAACCTGGTCTTTGCCGTCGGTCGGCCCGACGAGGTGATGGCAACATTAGGCGTCGTCAGCGCGGTTGGCGGCCCGGTGCATGGGCGGCGGCGACATATCGAAGCCTACATTCAAACCGACGTGCTGATGTATCCCGGCTTCTCCGGCGGGCCGCTGGTGGACGCCAGCGGGCGCGTGGCCGGACTCAACAGCAGCGCTCTGGGCCGGGATGCGAGTCTGGCTCTGCCGCTGGCGGCGGTGAAACCGGTGGTCGAGTCGCTCAAGACTCACGGCCAGGTCAAGCGCGGCTTCCTGGGCGTTCACACTCAACCCGTGCGCCTCGACTCGGCGCTGGCCGAGAAGCTCAAGCAGGAGACCGGCCTGATGGTGATCGGCACCGAGGCCGACGGCCCGGCGGCGAAGGCCGGCTTGCTTCAGGGCGATGTGCTGGTGAGTTTGGGCGAGGTGGCGCTGGTTGATATTCGCGATCTTCAAGCGGCGCTCGGCCCGGGCACGGTGGGCAAGGCGCTCAAGGCCAAGTTGATTCGTGGCGGCGAGGTGAAGGAAGTGGCCGTCACGGTGGGTGAACGACCGTCTGAGTCAAAATAA